Part of the Candoia aspera isolate rCanAsp1 chromosome 1, rCanAsp1.hap2, whole genome shotgun sequence genome, atgaaatgcttactGAATGGTTCAACATTGTGCAGGGAGTAAGACAATAATTATGATGTCCACTTTGTTATTCAATGtattcataaataaatgtataaggaatggtGTTGGTAATATTAGAAATATGTTGGTTGAGAATgtgaatatatatgtatttttgtatgctGGATGATGCAGTGTTAATTATAATGGTTGCAGTAAATGTAAGATGTTATCATGTAATAtagagtatggatctgaaaattaaggtACTAAAGTCTAAGGTAGTTGCAACTGACAGGGAAAGTGAAATGGTTGTGTATAAGAAcatgcttctgcccattttgttatatggaactGAGAGTAAATCAGGagaaaataagttgaatgcagtgggaatggattACTTAAGAAGTGTtttgataaaacaagaagaaagaggATCAAAAATGAATTGGTGCTAAATGCATGTGGATTGAATATAAGAATATAAGGTATAATTTCTATACCAAAGAAATATGTTGATACAgcttggtcatatagagagaacaaATAATGCCTGGTTAGCAAAAGAAACATGAAGGAATGAATGGATTGAGAGATAGGGGAATGCAGAGTAATTGTGTTTCAGTGGAGTTGATGacatcctcaaaaagaaagagttgagaagtttaaagaagaaaaggcaatggaTAAAGCAATGAATGGACCTGGTGGAAGTGGGGCCAATTGGAAAGACTGAAAGAGACAGAGGTTCTTCAGAGTGCACAGGGTAGTACTACAGCAACagtctgcaattctttaaagcaacTATGTTAGTGCAAAAGATGTAGCCACTTTAAGAGTTGCAGGCTACATCTACCCCCCCATCCAccccaaagcaccttttttgaATGAAAGCTGACACACTGCACAGTTGATATTAttactgctgttattattattattgtcattgcTACATATTCATACTTTCAGAAAATGTAGCAACTTCATTCCACATAAGAACTGATTTTGAATTTTTGGACAGAATACTGAAAATCATTCTAATGTGCCTACAGCACCTAAATTGCAATTTCCTACAAGCTAAGCTAATTCATGCAGCAGTACCCACCAGAATTTTTATCAGGCAGGCGATTTATCCTCCACACAATGGAATTGAAAGCATGCTCGTATTTGGCAGTTCCTAGAGTTACCCTCATTGCTGGCTCAGAACCAGACACGCTGGTGGATCCAAAGCTAGCAGTTTTGTTCACCTTTGCTTTCAAGGACTTCTCCCCAAGGACACTATCTCTCCGGAAGTTTTTCACCCACTCATGTGGCACAGGATAACGGACCATCACATTTTCACAGGGGACTTGAGTTAGAGGATCTCTGTTGGATGAGAACCCTGGTGACATCATCAGCCAGCTCTGAAGCTCCACCTCAGCACCATTGACACTAGCTGCAACCCTTAAAGTAAAAGGTAATGTCTTCTCAGAAAACACACTCCTAAAGCGTATCAGTTCAAATCGGCAAGCATCTAAAGGGTTAAACATAATGACACGGGCATTGGCAAATGCCTCCTCATCCACACATGAATGGAAACGGCAGTCATTCAACTGAATCCACTTGGTAGTGGTAGTCGGCATGATGTCCTGCCGCAAAACAATTTCATTCCCTTTAACGTGGATGTCGTTGAGGCCCAGCCTACATTCTGCCAGTCCTGAAAGAAAACTGAGCACATGCACTCGTGTCAATACATTATGCTGCAAGATCCTGTTGTCTCCTTCGGCCAAAATTCCATAGAATTCATCCTTTACATCAATAGTGATTTCCTCCTCTTGGTAGTTCAGTCCCACTGTGCTTAAGTCTGTTGAGGAAGCAGGCAAATCCATCAATGAATCCTGAACTGCCCTGATAAAGCTAAGGAAATCATCATAATTGGTGGTGCCTAGCTTAATAACCTGTTCCTTTTCTGCTATGTGAGAAACAGCTGGCTTTGGctggtatttctttttttccttgtaggTGACACGGTCTATTCTTACACTGTGTATCCTTCCATTTTCATCATAGTTTTGAAGCTTGGGTTCTGAAATCTCGTGATTTATTTCAAGCTTGAACTCCTTAAAAGGCTTTTCCAGTCCCTTTTCATAGAAGAGCTGTAAATATTTGCTGTCTGTCAGTTTGACATATATTGGACCCCAGTGCCTAGAAGACATTATATTCTTCTTTTCTGGTATCCTCAGCATCATTGGCCAGCCATCTTTTTGCTGAGGTGGCCCCAAAGTGGACAAGGTACTATCCAGCTCAGTGGGGACTGTGGGGTCATCATCTGGCAAACTGAGGATGTTCAGCTGATCTGGATCCCCAATATGGAGTTGCTTGAGTTGTTCAATAGCATCTctgtgtctgagatgtttacttgGCTCATTGAAGCTAATGGAATCAGGTTCTTGATGAACAATAAGAAGAGAATCTCTCTGGTTTTTCCTAGGGATTCCAGAGAGAGAGTTGCGTTGGGAACGCCTATCCCTTTCCTCAAAGAAGGAACTGAATGGATTGATAGGAGAAGGTTGAACATCCCTTAGTGATACATCAAGGAAAGGATTAGTAGCACTCCATGGAGGTGTTCCACCAACTGATGGCAACCAGGTTATGGAAGAAAGATCTAGCTTCTGAACTTTAGAGAGATCACTCAAGGTGCTCCTGGGGCgttccctttttttaaaggataaggGGGTACTAGAGTTCACATCTATGGCCTGTgtggttgctgttgttgctgcttcTGCTAATGAGGAGCATTCTTGTTTCACAGGAGATACAGTTATTGGAGAAATGGAACTAACTTCATTGTCatcaaaagtcacccagctggggaAACGGACTGTGGTTGCAGTTTCACTGTGGCCATTAATGGATGTGTTGTTCAGCTGCCAGCTGGCGGCCTCCATACCTAGCTCTTCATCTTCAAGAAGGGATGAGGAATTGTCTGACAGAAGGAAAAACAATATCATTACTATAATGTAAAACTTCTAGTTATCACAATGAAtgccatatttttattatatacataTTGATTACAAAGCAATGCAGGAATGAAAATGTTCCAGTAGGCTCACAAGGTTTTCTCTGGTGGAAATAAGCTATATTAACTGCCCCAACTTTATCTCATTAAACAGGAGAAGCCATTAATAACATCTTAGCAGAAATAAAACCACCTCTCTCAAAACCACCTTTCTTATATTGACCTTTTGTTGCTTTCTGTTCAGGTTTTATTGTCAGTTGTTGGTCTGTGTTAGACCGCAGTCAGTTTCTTGGAGTAAGAATTCTCTCtactgaataatttttaaaaactccaatAAAACTGGTGTTACACAAAAAAAACACATCTTAATCAAAGAATATACAAATGTTTTAGAGAACTAGGGTTGAGTGTGCTTCAAAACATGTTTGTGCTTCAGATGTTGcacaagcacagcacctctctgctattacTTAAAGAACTTTTTCAGACTTTTCCATGAGCTTGAAAAAAGTTGCTATTGCTTTAAAGAACCATAAACTGGAATAATTAAAACGGGGTCTTCATTGCAACTCTTAAAGCATCAGCACctttttccagaaataaatggaaataatatttGTCATAAAATGGTGTCTAAATATGTCTGTATTAAACTGATCTACCCAGTCTCTGACAGAAAATAGTAtttttgagaaccagtttggtgtagtagttaatgtaaattctagtcctcctttagacatggaagccagctggatgactttggaccagttcctctcagcccaacacacctcacaaggttgttgttgtagggaaaataggaggagggagcattatttATGCTACCTTGAGTGTaccaaataaaggcaggatatactgtaaatctaataaataaaaatctaaaacatAAATATCTATCTATAAGCAGacattacatttatttacagaaaataagAGCAGATAGGTTTATGGAAGAGCACTATATAATGCTTTTTTCCTCGTCAGGCTGTCCTAGCTCTTACGTATGTTTAAAATAGAGCAGGTATTTTATAAAAGATAATATTTCACGTTGTCATACCTGTATGACTGCATACTTACTGCAATGTCAAATGCCTGTTTTAGGATGGAAAATAGGTGGATAGTGGAGAAGAAAAGGCCTGTCTCTTATAAAGACaatatagggcagtgtttctcaaccttggcaactttaagctgcgtggacttcaactcccagaattccctagtcagcattgCTGGCtgcaggattctgggagttgaagtccacacagcttaaagttgccaaggctgagaaactctgataTAAGGGCTAGAGAATCTGAGCCTCAGGACATTCTGAAAACAGAAAGACTTTTTATAAATCTGATAAAGTGAGTTGCAgttacaaaagcttatgccttttaatagtttttttagtcataaaagatgctaccagactcctcctgattttttgcctgTTATAGAGAAGAAGTATAGATTTTTTCTTCACTGTGACAGCCTAAAGTGCAATATTTTCTGCCTGCAACCATTCCCTTACATGTTACTAAATTTTTTTTGGCATCAAAAAGCCTCAAAACTAAGAACTGATCCTACAAAATTAGACTAAATGGCATAGGATGTACTCTATCGAAAACAACATTCATGCTACCATGAAGGTGAGTAATTTTATCCTTATCTCAGTAGGTCAAGAGTGTTAACCTTGGATTTTCCAGAGTAAATGGCAGTAAGTTCTTCCTACTGTAAAAACCTCATCTTAAGAATTGGATTATTGATTAACAGTGTAGCTATAACACTGAATATCTACAGTTCTCTGAAGGGTAGTCAGAcataattctaaataaaataaatagcaaataagCAAAGCGTAACTAGTAGGTGCATGAGCATTCTGAACCATATGCTCAGTCCTCATTAAAACCCTGGAACCATGAATTTTGTTAAATCAAAATAATTGAACTGAATGACCAGAAGATGGTGCCATAAAACCAGACTGTATTACAAGATTTTTGTTGGTTTtgagattattaaaattaaactattttaacattaattttaattcattgttaatattttaacattaatattactttcaaattaatatttatcaatattgttaattttaattaattacctAACATACCTTTAATATTAAAATTCAGTATATTTACTGCATGAACATTTGTTTTGCCAGAGAAAGGGTCACTACATGGTAAAATGTTATTGCCAAATATATACAACTAGTCCATTACAGAGCCTACCACATTATATATGCTATCAAAATAAtgtgctgtctctctctctctctttttaaagatcCCTATATAATACTTCCCTACAGGTATGCATAGGAATATGCACAAGCATACAAAAGAATGTAAGTAGAGGTCTGTAAATAATGGCTCAAGTTCTCCATAAGTGCAAGTTTTTCAGGCCTGCACAAGACTCCAACTCTTCCTAATGTCCCGTCACTCTGACTGCACAttaacagggaaggaaggaaacagaaacgGCATATACAGTGCAACTATCTTGAAGTCCTAGAAATCTCTGCATGTCAGTTAcaaatagtccttgcttaacaactgcacttGGGACTGGACTCAATTTTATGACTGGttttaccatggttgttaagtgaatcacatggtcattaagtgaatggttccctattgattttgcttgctggaagccagctggaaaggttgcaatttgcgatcatgtgactgcaggatgcaactggtcataaatgcgagctggttgccaagtatcCAAATTGGAATCATGTAACTGTGGGGTGCCAATAAATTCACTCTGTTCttggtgggctttttttttttttttgagccatCATTTCTAAATTCTAAACATTTACCTGGGGACTATGAACAAATATAATCTGGAGTTTGTTAACCCAACATAATAGGTTTTGCCTCTTAGACTGAAATACTGTATTTGATCCATTTCCTTACAGTGTAATTATTACTTTGGCCAGGAATACAGCAGAGGAAATAAAGCTCACTGCAAACACAGTAAGACTTGAGAGCATTAAGAATAGGAGATATGCTCAAAATCTCCCCAACCACAAAATCTGAATCAATACCAGAATCCCATGTAATCTAGTTCTGTCACAAGAAAATCAGTGCTGCCTTAGAAGTTATGACAATGAGTGAGAAAAAAAGTTCCAAAAGCATCAGGGATCTCAACACAAAGAGAAGCCTGCTAAATCAAACCAGACTAAAAGCCATCTAGTTAAGCGTCCTGTTTCTACACTGACAAAGCAGATACTTCCAGGATACCTCCCAAGAACCTCGAAGGTTGAGACCCTACCTTTTGGCTCCTGAGTTACTGGCACTCAGAAACAAATTGCCTCCGAGCCTGGAAATTGCTAACGATGACCATAATAACAAGTAAACATTCAGTGAATATGCCTACTTCAGAGTATGAGAACTTGTAGCCCTCAAGATGTTGTTGGACACTAACTCTCTATCCACCCTTCAAGACATGCTGCCAGGTACATCGAGTTATTTCATACCCTTACATAATGTACTATCTGCATCCTAATAGAATCTTATCAGACATGGGTATACATAAGAGATTCACTGCTGCAGTAAATACTCCACCAGCGTATGACCAGCCAGATATTTCCAAAGAACTGGGCGGAAAAACAACAGTAAGCATGTCTTGTCAAGATACTCAGCCGTTTTTATGTCTGGGATTCTTAATAATTCATTATTGTTAAGGCTATTTCTAGAAACAGTTATTTTCCAGGAATGGAATGACAGGAACAAAGGAAAAACATGCAGAAGATGTTATCCACCTTTTATTAAAGGCTCTAAGTGAACGCAAGTTCAGGCAGGCAGCCTTTTGTATGATGCTTCTTTCTTGTTCTACTTCTGATAAATTGTGTAATGCATTCACCttaaaatcttaccaagaaaagcaCAAAGAATGAGATTTTCACCTCTGTTTAGCCAATGCCAAGGAAGATACATTCATCCATTTCTTATCATATTCTACTTGGTGGAATAATAGACTGGAAGTTTGGATTCAAGTGGTAGCAAAAGGGATACTACAGATCCACCAGAAGCAGATGAGATTCAAGATAATATTAAGGTAATTGCCGTGCACTAAAAGGCAATTTCATATGCTCCTAAACATACTCATATACCTAAGTAAGAATGGTGAATTATAACAAACAAGAGCAGGAGAAATAAAACCTATTACGGTACTTCATAGCAGAAGGCAATGACTAGAGTGATACTATATCAGTTCGATGTAGCATCAAATTACTATTTTCATCAATTGCTATATAGTCATGTCATATAATACACAATTCTGatagtaaaactttttttttttgtgcctttgggttagtcttgactccttctgattgcctggacaagtcacttttggaagtggtgtgccattgccttcttcttaagactgagggaatgactggcccaggtttctaacctggtgtcttaaccactacaccaaactggcttgtggTAATAAAATGCAGATGACAAAAATGGCAAGAATTTaagtttgttatttttattacaattattattatttattacaattattattattactatcctatggcccagccatacaccactctttattaatgacatagctgtggagtcagtcagtAGCATCAGGAGTCTGGGGTTGCAGATAACGAacagtctgacttggtctcttaatactgtATCTTGGGTAAAACGAGGACAGCAGCGTCCGTATTTTTTGCACCAGATGAGGAaggcacatcttccacctcccatcattcttactttctatagaggcactagaGATAGagtatttctatctggtttggaggctgtagtgccccggataagaagtctgtgcagagggtgatgagggcagcagagaagataattgggatctcacttcctctcattcaggacACAGCGCATACACACTGCCTGTCCAGAGCccgaaatattgtcagtgacccctcccacccccattatggcttgttctccttgctgccctctgggaaaaggttccactgCATCCAATGTAACAGCTAGATCAGGCAACACTtctgtcccctgggctattagactcctgaactcttaacaATCCCTTCTCATTCCATGGGAACACACGctgggtgtaggactgatatttatcagggataaagattagaggagtggaatgggtaaagcatgtatattacatattgtagtaattatggtattcttattttattgcttgagccaatgcaacaaaatttcattttaatgtacactttggtgtatagtgaaatgacaataaaagtttatcttatcttattaATGCCTCCTAGCCATATAATTGTGTCTGGAATGCAGCAATCAGGCTATGGAATCATGTTGGTATCATGAGccaatgaacatttttttaaggTTGGGctatacaattataataatttttcTTATAAAGAACAGTCGTCATTTTACGTGTCCTCCGTTTGAAGAGTTTTCTAATCCAAACCCAATTTGACCATAAGAAGCAAAAGTAGGGTCCTTGAAATACTCTACAAATAATCTGTCATTTTCCTCCCCTCAATACCCAAAATAACAGAATGTTCTTTTATTCTGGCAAGTGCCTTTTCCccacgccccccacccccattctacAATGCAGTTAATGCTGCACGAAGAAGAAATTGCAGATGGTGAGGAAAACTACTTGCACAAAATCTTTTGGGTTAATAAACAGTTATGCTTTTCTCAGTCATGGTTAACCATAATCTTGTGGTAGAGGCAGACAAAGCTCAGGCAACTATCTTTAACCTGTACACAGCAAGCTGGAATTTAAGGAGGACCATTCAACCAAAAATAAACTACTGTGGCAACCTGGAAGCGTATCTGGCAGAAAATAAGGAATCTATTTTTCTCCACCTCTCTCTGACCAGAGTAACAGCCTGATGGCACTTCAATTTATGGATAATGAAGCAACCCATGCTACTTAAATGCAGTCCATGCTCCCCCTCTTTGGAAATGGGTGACCCTGGGGATTCCACAAGCACTGCAATCTTTGTGTAGTTactgaaatctttttcaggccaGACATCAAGGCTCCAAACAAAAGCAAAGGACT contains:
- the LOC134488005 gene encoding stonin-2-like, coding for MEAASWQLNNTSINGHSETATTVRFPSWVTFDDNEVSSISPITVSPVKQECSSLAEAATTATTQAIDVNSSTPLSFKKRERPRSTLSDLSKVQKLDLSSITWLPSVGGTPPWSATNPFLDVSLRDVQPSPINPFSSFFEERDRRSQRNSLSGIPRKNQRDSLLIVHQEPDSISFNEPSKHLRHRDAIEQLKQLHIGDPDQLNILSLPDDDPTVPTELDSTLSTLGPPQQKDGWPMMLRIPEKKNIMSSRHWGPIYVKLTDSKYLQLFYEKGLEKPFKEFKLEINHEISEPKLQNYDENGRIHSVRIDRVTYKEKKKYQPKPAVSHIAEKEQVIKLGTTNYDDFLSFIRAVQDSLMDLPASSTDLSTVGLNYQEEEITIDVKDEFYGILAEGDNRILQHNVLTRVHVLSFLSGLAECRLGLNDIHVKGNEIVLRQDIMPTTTTKWIQLNDCRFHSCVDEEAFANARVIMFNPLDACRFELIRFRSVFSEKTLPFTLRVAASVNGAEVELQSWLMMSPGFSSNRDPLTQVPCENVMVRYPVPHEWVKNFRRDSVLGEKSLKAKVNKTASFGSTSVSGSEPAMRVTLGTAKYEHAFNSIVWRINRLPDKNSVAGHPHCFFCHLELGSDQEVPSRFVHYVDVDFDMPTSSASKAAIRSISVEGKTDVRKWVNYAAHYSYKVGIERKKSLNPDILGEDTDNAKECAVQ